The Christiangramia salexigens genome includes the window AAATTAGATGAAAAAGTTGGACAATATCTGGGTGATTTAAAATCTAAAATAGGCGAAGAGAACCCAGATGTAGATCTGTTAAGAAAGATCGCCTCTTCCTTGGGGCCAAGTATTTATAATCGCGATGCAGAAACCGTTTCTTCTTCCAGTGAAGATGAATTAAACACCGTTAAGAAGAATTTCATTGAAAAGAAACTTGGGGTAGAAGAAGAGTCTAAGGCTAATGAAGCGCTTAATCAGGTCTTGGAGAAATATGGGAAGTCCAATCGCAATAAATACAGAGTAGTGGTTTACTATCTTCTCACCAAGCACTTTAATAAAGAAAGTCTTTTTAAATAAAATGCATATTAAAAATCAGGTCCGTTTAGGTATAATTTCCTAAACGGATTTTTTTATACGTGATTAACAGTATCTTTGTGCGCTAAATAGTAGTTTATGATCCAATTAGGAGAATTCCATGATTTAATAATGATTCGGGCAACCGATCACGGTATTTATCTTGAAAATGAGGCAGGAGAAGAGGTTCTGTTGCCGAACAAATATGTTCCTGAAGATTGGAAGGAAGGTGAGAAATTAAATGTTTTTGTTTACCTGGATCATGATGAAAGACCGGTAGCTACTACTTTAAAGCCCAAAATTAAACTCGATCAATTCGCGAAACTTACTTGTGTTGAGGTCAATAAATTTGGGGCTTTTATGGACTGGGGGCTTGAGAAGCACCTATTTGTACCATTTAAAGAGCAGGTTGTGCCGATGCAAACCGGAGAAAGCTATCTGGTTTTTTGTTATCTCGATCTTGAAACAGAAAGACTTACGGCTTCTTCTAAAGTTCACGCGTTTTTGGATAATAGTGAATTGACCGTTGAACCTTTTGAAAAAGTGGACCTTTTGGTATCCAATCAAACCGACCTTGGTTATAATGTTATTATCAATCAATTACACCTTGGTTTGATCTATCATGATGAAGTATTCAAGCCTATGAATTTGGGAGATGCTATGCAAGGCTATATTAAGAAGATCAGAGAGGATAATAAATTGGATATTACTTTACAGCGACCGGGATATAGAAGTATAGAACCAAATGCTCAAAAAATACTGGATGCATTGAAGGCTGCAGGCGGATTTATCGATGTTTCCGATAAGTCGGATCCCGAAGAGATCAAGTCCAGACTTCATATGAGTAAAAAGAGCTTCAAAAAGGCTGCAGGAAGTCTTTATAAACAAAGGCTTATTAATATTGGCGAAGAGGGTATTGAATTAAAGTCTTAGTAGTAAATACGATATGAAGATGAGTTATATCTTCCCAGGCCGTATCCATTATTGTTTCTATTAAAAATATCATTTGAATAAAAGGGATTGGCGAATATATCGTTCTGATCCCTTAGTCTGGTTTCCGCCTTTATTTCGAATACTTTCTTTTCTTTTTCCTTTCCGGAAAGGGGAGAGCCAAGATCGACTTTACGCTGGATCTTATTTTTTTGATCCCTGCTGATTACTGCCAGCATATCGATCTGTTTTTTTTGAATTTCATTGTTAAGATGTAAAAAACTACCATCCGGCAAATTGAATTCAGATTCTGTTTGCCAGGAAAAACCAAACTCTCTCCAGGAATTTTCTATGCCCCGGTTACCTATTTCAAAATCCTTACGATCCCAGTATTCCTGAGCGCTAAGTCCAGAACATGCTATTAGGAAAAGGAAAAAGAATTTAATTTTCATTGATTCGTTTTTTAATACATATCAAAAACAATGCAAACCTAAAGAAATATGCTAAAAGATTGCGAATCGTTTTAGGAAAAAGGTGAGTTATTGATTTAATTAATAGACTAAAACGTTATTTTCGTTGGCTTATCAATCTAATATTTATTTTAATGAAAAAACTATTATTTTCCGTAATGTTGCTTTCCATTGGTTTTAATTCCTATGCTCAGGAAGCAATGACTATCGAGGAGAAAGCGGTGCAGTTGATCGAATTAACGGCCGGGCAGTCTTTTGAGGTAATGACAGAGCCGCTTGTGAATATGATTCCGGAGGAAAACCGCGAAGCTTTTAAAAAGGAACTTAAGGAAAGCAGACACAAGCTTTACAGCCAGATGGCAGTTATCTATACAGAAAATTATACAGAGACTGAGATCGACAAGATCCTTGCTTTTTATGATACACCAGTGGGGAAAAAGATCGTTGCTACTACGCCAGACCTAATGAAGAAAGGCATGGAGTTGGGCCAGGCATGGGGAATGGAATTACAGCCTCTTATTGCAAAATATTCTAAATAAGAATTTGCTGAATTATTTGTTGGAGCCTGCAAATAGAATTTTGCAGGCTTTTTTATTTGTACTTTCTGATATAAACTTAAAGCTCTATTTTTATCCTAAAATTAAATTATGGCCAAAATTGACTGGAAAACCGTAAAGGAATATGACGATATAACCTATAAAAAAGCTGATGGTGTGGCAAGAATTGCTTTTAACCGTCCGGAAGTACGTAATGCTTTCAGACCTAAGACAACATCAGAGCTTTTAGATGCTTTTCATGATGCTCACGAGGATACTTCAATAGGAGTAGTTTTACTCTCGGCAGAAGGCCCTTCAGCTAAGGATGGAAAATGGGCATTTTGCAGTGGAGGAGATCAAAAGGCGCGTGGTCACCAGGGATATGTTGGTGAGGACGGTTATCATAGATTGAATATTCTTGAAGTTCAGAGGATGATAAGGTTCATGCCAAAGGCAGTAATCTGTGTGGTGCCTGGATGGGCAGTAGGTGGAGGACATAGTCTTCACGTGGTATGCGATCTCACTCTGGCAAGTAAAGAACATGCGATCTTCAAGCAAACTGATGCCGATGTGACCAGTTTTGATGCCGGCTATGGTTCGGCTTATCTGGCTAAAATGGTTGGACAGAAAAAAGCAAGGGAGATATTCTTTTTAGGAAGGAATTACTCTGCACAGGATGCATACGAAATGGGGATGGTCAATGCGGTGATACCACATGACGAACTAGAAGATACTGCTTATGAGTGGGCTCAGGAAATTCTTGCAAAATCACCAACTTCGATTAAAATGCTGAAATTTGCCATGAACCTTACCGATGACGGAATGGTGGGGCAGCAGGTCTTTGCAGGAGAAGCGACCCGTTTAGCTTATATGACAGAGGAAGCCAAAGAAGGTAGAAATGCATTTCTGGAAAAAAGGAAACCAAATTTTGAGAAAAAATGGATCCCTTAATGGATCGGTATTTTCTATTTGAGTACATAAACAAAACAAAAAGCCATGAAATATTTCATGGCTTTTTTGCATTTAAAGCTATAGTGTTCGCCTATCTCAATTTTGGATATTTTTTGGGATCTGCTTCATGCATAACTGCATACACTTTTTCAAAAATATCTTCAGCTGAAGGCTTAGAGAAATAATCTCCATCAGTTCCATAAGCTGGTCTGTGCTCTTTCGCTGTTAAGGTTTGTGGTTTACTATCAAGGAATCTGTAAGCGTTTTGCTCATCAAGGATCTTTTGAAGTATGTATGCCGAAGCACCACCAGGTACGTCTTCATCTATTACAAGTAAACGATTTGTCTTCGCCACACTTTTCACGATATCGTGATTAAGGTCAAACGGCAATAAGGATTGAACATCAATAACTTCAGCATCTATATCTACTTCAAGCAACTCCTTAGCTACATCCTCTACAATTCTTAATGTAGACCCATAGGAAACCAGAGTTATATCTTTTCCTTCACGTACAGTTTCTGTAACGCCAATTGGAGTTTTAAGCTCACCTAAGTTATTAGGTAACTTCTCTTTTAATCGGTAACCATTTAAGCACTCAATAACTAACGCAGGGGTATCAAGGTCAAGCAGGTGATTATAAAATCCTGCCGCCTTGGTCATATTTCTTGGAACCAGAACATACATTCCTCTTAATAGGTTCAATATTCCGCCCATTTGAGATCCACTGTGCCATATACCTTCCAGTCTGTGACCACGGGTTCTAACAATTAATGGAGCCTTTTGCTTGCCTTTGGTTCTGTAGTGCAGGGTAGAGAGGTCATCACTCATGGTCTGCAGACAGTACATCAAATAGTCCAGATATTGAATTTCGGCAATTGGTCTTAAACCTCTCATTGCCATTCCCAGTCCCTGACCAAGAATAGTTGCTTCACGTATCCCGGCATCTGAAACTCTAAATTTTCCGTATTTCTTCTGTAGGCCTTCAAGACCCTGGTTCACATCTCCAATTTCACCTGAATCCTCTCCGAAGATCAAAGTTTCCGGGCGCTGGTCAAAGATTTTATCAAAATTGTCACGAAGTACAATTCTTGCATCAACTTCTTCTGCATCCTCGCTATAGGTTGGAAGAACTTCAGTAAGCGTATTCTCCTCTTTATAAAGGTGAGAACTGTAATCTGAAGTGGTTTGTACGCTATAAGTGTCAAGCCAGTTAATAAGCGCATCCTTAGCAGGAGAATCTTCTCCTATAAGATATCTAAGGCTTTTACGTGCGGCAGTTACAAGATCTTTTTTAAGAGGCTCCTTATTTTCTGCAAGCTCCGATTTTATATTATTGATAAAAGTTGAATTACTGCTACTTGAAGCAGCATCCTCAAGTACCTTGAGGAATTCTTTTTTCTTGATTAGAGTTGGCTTTAGATATGCACTCCATGCATTCTGTTTAGCCGTTCTAATTTCTTTCTTAATTTGTTTTTCAAGATCTTCCAATTGCTCGCTGGTGGCAAAATCATTTTCAATGATCCATTCCCTGAATTTCAGGTTGCAATCATGCTCTTTCTCCCAGTTTAATCTCTCTTCACTTTTATATCTCTCATGTGAACCCGAAGTAGAATGCCCCTGAGGTTGGGTAAGTTCTATTACATGAATTAGTACCGGGCAATGTTCTTTTCTTGCAAGTTCAGAAGCTTTCTGGTAAGTATCTACCAGCTCAGGATAATTCCATCCATTTACCACAAAGATCTCATAACCATCGTTCTCTTCATTTCTCTGGAAACCTTTCAGGATTTCAGAAATATTCTCTTTGGTGGTTTGATGCTTTGCATGAACCGAAATTCCATACTCATCATCCCAAACGTTAATTACCATAGGAACCTGAAGTACTCCTGCAGCATTTATGGTTTCCCAAAAATGACCTTCACTTGTACTTGCATTTCCAATTGTTCCCCAGGCAACTTCATTTCCCGAATTGGAAAATTTGTCTGCCTGTATCCCATCTACATTTCTATAAATTTTTGAAGCCTGTGCTAATCCTAACAATCTTGGCATTTGCCCTGCGGTAGGAGAGATGTCTGAACTGGAATTTTTTTGCTCCATCAGATTTTTCCATTCACCGTTTTCATCAAGACTATGCGTCATAAAATGACCTCCCATCTGTCTTCCGGCAGACATAGGTTCATTTTCTATATTAGAATCGGCATAGAGACCGGCAAAGAATTGTTCAGGAGTTAGTTCACCAATGGCCATCATAAAAGTCTGATCTCGGTAGTAACCGGATCTAAAATCACCATTTTTAAAAGCCTTCGCCATTGCCAGTTGAGGCACTTCCTTTCCATCGCCAAAAATTCCAAATTTAGCTTTCCCAGTGAGAACTTCTCTACGACCTAATAAACTACATTCTCTGCTTGTAACAGCCGTTTTATAGTCGTTTATAACCTGAGACTTAAACTCATCAAAAGAAATTGAATTTTCAGTTTGTGTATCGCTTTGCATGAACGTGTTTTTGAATGGTAACAAATGTAACGAAAACTATGATTAAATACAATTCAATTTTTTGATGTTTTATTGACGATATTGTAATTTTAACCAATATTTATTATTTATTCACAAAATATATGGCAAGCATTTAAGTATTTGTTGCTAATAATGGAATGGATTGAGGAATTGATAAATATGGAGATTTAGTACCATCTGCGGGTAAATAATCTGATAAGTGTGTTGATATCCAGGGCTACAATAAACCGAATCCTTTGGTCATAGTCTGGCTCGTCTATCTCCCAACCCAAATTGGAGTAGACCGGAAAAAATAATTCAAAATAGTCCTGTACCAAACTAACGCGAATACCAGAATCATATAAAAGCTCGGCGTTGGAACCTTTATTTTTTACAAGGCCTACATCTCCATAAGCATAGATCCAATTCCAGATATTGGTGCTGCCATTTAAGGACATTAACCAATCATTTGCAAATTCAGGTTGAAGCTGGGATTTAAATCCACCTTCGGCAAC containing:
- a CDS encoding DUF2853 family protein → MSKLDEKVGQYLGDLKSKIGEENPDVDLLRKIASSLGPSIYNRDAETVSSSSEDELNTVKKNFIEKKLGVEEESKANEALNQVLEKYGKSNRNKYRVVVYYLLTKHFNKESLFK
- a CDS encoding CvfB family protein, with protein sequence MIQLGEFHDLIMIRATDHGIYLENEAGEEVLLPNKYVPEDWKEGEKLNVFVYLDHDERPVATTLKPKIKLDQFAKLTCVEVNKFGAFMDWGLEKHLFVPFKEQVVPMQTGESYLVFCYLDLETERLTASSKVHAFLDNSELTVEPFEKVDLLVSNQTDLGYNVIINQLHLGLIYHDEVFKPMNLGDAMQGYIKKIREDNKLDITLQRPGYRSIEPNAQKILDALKAAGGFIDVSDKSDPEEIKSRLHMSKKSFKKAAGSLYKQRLINIGEEGIELKS
- a CDS encoding DUF2059 domain-containing protein, encoding MKKLLFSVMLLSIGFNSYAQEAMTIEEKAVQLIELTAGQSFEVMTEPLVNMIPEENREAFKKELKESRHKLYSQMAVIYTENYTETEIDKILAFYDTPVGKKIVATTPDLMKKGMELGQAWGMELQPLIAKYSK
- a CDS encoding alpha-ketoacid dehydrogenase subunit alpha/beta, whose amino-acid sequence is MQSDTQTENSISFDEFKSQVINDYKTAVTSRECSLLGRREVLTGKAKFGIFGDGKEVPQLAMAKAFKNGDFRSGYYRDQTFMMAIGELTPEQFFAGLYADSNIENEPMSAGRQMGGHFMTHSLDENGEWKNLMEQKNSSSDISPTAGQMPRLLGLAQASKIYRNVDGIQADKFSNSGNEVAWGTIGNASTSEGHFWETINAAGVLQVPMVINVWDDEYGISVHAKHQTTKENISEILKGFQRNEENDGYEIFVVNGWNYPELVDTYQKASELARKEHCPVLIHVIELTQPQGHSTSGSHERYKSEERLNWEKEHDCNLKFREWIIENDFATSEQLEDLEKQIKKEIRTAKQNAWSAYLKPTLIKKKEFLKVLEDAASSSSNSTFINNIKSELAENKEPLKKDLVTAARKSLRYLIGEDSPAKDALINWLDTYSVQTTSDYSSHLYKEENTLTEVLPTYSEDAEEVDARIVLRDNFDKIFDQRPETLIFGEDSGEIGDVNQGLEGLQKKYGKFRVSDAGIREATILGQGLGMAMRGLRPIAEIQYLDYLMYCLQTMSDDLSTLHYRTKGKQKAPLIVRTRGHRLEGIWHSGSQMGGILNLLRGMYVLVPRNMTKAAGFYNHLLDLDTPALVIECLNGYRLKEKLPNNLGELKTPIGVTETVREGKDITLVSYGSTLRIVEDVAKELLEVDIDAEVIDVQSLLPFDLNHDIVKSVAKTNRLLVIDEDVPGGASAYILQKILDEQNAYRFLDSKPQTLTAKEHRPAYGTDGDYFSKPSAEDIFEKVYAVMHEADPKKYPKLR
- a CDS encoding 1,4-dihydroxy-2-naphthoyl-CoA synthase; the protein is MAKIDWKTVKEYDDITYKKADGVARIAFNRPEVRNAFRPKTTSELLDAFHDAHEDTSIGVVLLSAEGPSAKDGKWAFCSGGDQKARGHQGYVGEDGYHRLNILEVQRMIRFMPKAVICVVPGWAVGGGHSLHVVCDLTLASKEHAIFKQTDADVTSFDAGYGSAYLAKMVGQKKAREIFFLGRNYSAQDAYEMGMVNAVIPHDELEDTAYEWAQEILAKSPTSIKMLKFAMNLTDDGMVGQQVFAGEATRLAYMTEEAKEGRNAFLEKRKPNFEKKWIP